The nucleotide window AACCCAGTGGAGTTCCTCTGGCTCCGGGGGAACggggctctgcaggcagctgcaccTCTGGGGGTGACATTTGGGAACATCCCCAGCAGGGTGCGTGAGGactggggatggggatggggatggggatggggctgCTCCGTGGAGgctcctggagcaggagctgggaggatgCTGCCCGTGTTGTGCCTACAGTAGCCTGGGCCCTGGTGGTGCCCATCTGGCTCAGCTGCCTGGTTCCTCCATGGAGGCAAAACCCAAATTCCCATTTAGGGGCTGACGAGGGGCAGTGCTCTTTACTTTCTGTCCCTaaggctgctgagctgcctgtgTCACcatcagggaaaggagaagctgGGGGGCTCTGGGCTGGCCCGTGGCAGTGAGCACCCCCAATCCTTCCCACTCCCTGCTGTGATCAGGACAAAGATTTTTTAAGCAGCTCCAGACACTCGTGGACTCTCACAATGTTTTGAAGACCCAGTGAtaagcagagctgggctgtggtCACCCCAGAGGGGGTGGCTCCTCTCTCCTTGGCCAAGATGGGGCTCCCCAAGGCCGTGGCTCAGCCCAGCCATGGGGTGAGCAGTGagctctgctgtggctgctcctcTCTGGGTAAGGAGCCCTGGGCCTGGGCCAGGTCAGCACAGCTCCTTCTGGGGGAACCTGCACcccaaacaacccccaaaagGTCTTTAGGCCAGGAAAACAGGgagtttcttcttttaaaaaatcccagaacATGCTGGGGGGCAGCAGCTGGCTGGGGACAGTGGGTGGGCTGGAATGCAGGGATGTGTTCTGGGAGAGGTCCTGGGCGAAGCCCTGGGAGAGCTGGCAGCTCACCTGAGGGGCTTTTCCTCCACGGCTGCATTCAAAGGTGCTGTGACCCAAAGAAACCAaagctgtgagcagcagggatggggctgacTGGACCTGTCCCCCCAGGCCGGGCACTGGTTCCAGCTCCAGTTTCTCCCCTCCCAGACCCACTTATGTTTATAATGGAAAAACCCCAGACAAACACAGGAGCCCTTGAGCCTCCTGCCACACCTCGGCTACTGGGCAAACTATCTCAAGGGCAGCACAAATTCCTTGAAGGTGACACTCTGACCCTCGAGGACAGATTTCATCTCCTACCCAGCAAGGGGGGTGGCTGCCGGTGGCTgcctgggggagggaaggggggcaggggcagcagctccatcccaggagtgctgggagagcagccGGGACTCCAGAGCCATGGCCACCCCTGGGTGCTCTGGGCAGAGGGATCAGCCCCAAGGGTGCATCCAGGGGCTGTCCCACAGCCTTGTCCAGGGGATGGGGGTCCCTTCCCGGGCTGTGCCCTGTCCTGATgtgtcccttcctccctcagcctcagTGTGCTGGCCCCGGGCTATGCGATGCTCCCTGAAACGTTCTCTCACTGCTGTGCTCAcagcctccttcctcctcctcctcctcctcctccatggaGACAtccagcaggaacaggagccCCTGGAGGTGAGTCCCCCACCAGTGACATCCCCCTGGACCACCTTCCATCCCCACCTGCCCCACACACCCcagctcttctcccttccctgtcCCATATCACCCCAAACCCCATCTCTGCCTTTCTGCCCCCTGCACCCTGGaaccaggagctggcaggacaGGGGTTCCCCTTAATTTCCGGGCCCTCTCCACTTACTCACGTGAATCCATGGTGCTCTTGGGATCTGACCCTGCTGTTTGTGACTCCCATCCAGGTGGAACCTGGGGGCTTGGCCCCATACCCAGTCCTACAGGTGCTGCAGCCAGAAGGAGCCCTGCACATCCTCAGGGACACTGATGACCTCTCTGCACTTCACAACATCTCCTACAACATCCTCGCTGGATCCCTCTTACCCCAAAAAAGTGAGTGGGTCTGGGacctgggcagggctgtggaGTGAGAAGCCAAATGGAGGAAGGTCCCAGTGTGCTCCAGGTGTGCTCCCAGTTGTGCTCCCAGTGTGCTCCCAGTGTGCTCCCAGTTGTGCTCCCAGTGTGctccctgcttctgctgcacCTTGGGACTGGGGTGACCACAGACATTGTGACTTTCACAGATCTCTGTGGGGAGGGTGCCTGAGATCCCACATCCCTGGGGCTGAGTTTCCAGCTCTCCTGTCAGGAAGGTGGAGATGGTGGGGCTGGAGATCTGCATAGTGCAAGGGATGTGGGTCAGACCTCAGAGAGAAGCACAAAAAGCAGTTCCCATGCAAGCACCACGGGAAGGAGCTCAGGACAGCCCCACGTGAGCACAACCAGAGGTGCTGCACATGCACAGTGCTGCACACACCAGCACCAAGAGAAGCTGCAGCAAAGCTGAACAAGAACAACCACAGCTGAGTTTTTTGGGAAGTCAGAAGAATACTGATGTGGTTGCATCTCCAAGAGGGTTGGAGTAGGCAGGGGCATGCTTCAAGGATGTGCAGCCATGCCAGGAAACTGTTCCTGCCCCAGGGTTGGCTTTTCCCAAATATTCCTCAAGTTCTCATCCTTTCCTCTTGCCATTTGGcccagttttgggcacctcctGAGATGCTGGGGGCTTCAGCTTCAAAAAAGCCCGACCAGCCTTGGCTATGGGACCATAAGTGAGCAGGGTGGCCACGTGAAGCCAACTGCAGCCCCCTCCTCGTGCCTCCCAGGGAAAGACCCCCCCACGGTGCCTCCTGGGTCAGCCCTCAGCCTGCTAACTCCTTTCCTTTGACCTTGCAGAGTTCTTGGCAGTGGGATTGGCGTCGGTGCGGCGGCCGCGGGGCTACTACCTGCCTGCCACCCTCCAGTCCCTCTTCAAGCAGTCCacagaggaggagctgcaggagatggtggtggtggtgcacCTGGCTGACGCAGACCCGAGCTGGAACGTGCGCGTGGCCGCGGACATCGCCCGGAAATTCGCTCACCAGATCCTCCTGGGCAGACTCCTGCTCATCCACGCTCCCCAGGAGTTTTACCCCAGCCTGGAGGGCCTGAAGAGGAACTACAACGACCCAGAAGAGAGGGTGAGGTTCAGGTCCAAGCAGAACGTGGACTAcgccttcctcctctcctttgctgCCAACCTCTCCTCCTACTACCTGATGATCGAGGATGATGTGTGGTGCTCCAAGTCCTTCTTCACAGCCATCCGCAAGGCGCTGGCGTCCCGGGAAGGCTCCAGCTGGGCCACTCTTGAGTTCTCCAAGCTGGGTTACATTGGCAAACTCTACCACTCCAGCGACCTTCCCCGCCTGGCtcgcttcctcctcctcttctacCAGGAGATGCCCTGTGACTGGCTGCTGACCCATTTCCGCCTCCTGCTCACCCAGAAGGACGTCATCCGCTTCAGGCCCTCCCTCTTCCAGCACATGGGCCTCTACTCCTCCTTCCAGGGCACCATCAACCGGCTGGAGGACGACGAGTTCCAAGCCGATGCCTTGGACCTCCCGGACAACCCCCCGGCAGCCTTGTTCACCACCATGTCCATCTTTGAGAACCACGAGCCCGTCAATGCTTACAGCTCAGCAGAGGGGTATTTTTGGGGCAGAGACCCACGAGCTGGCAGCACCTTCTCCATCATCTTCCAGCAGCCAGCCCGGGTCAGTCGCGTCCGGGTGCGCACGGGCTCCGAGGAGCACCGGGGAGATttcctgcaggcaggggtgctggagctgggctggcaggtGGATGGGCAGGACTGCTCCAGGTACAGCCCGGTGGGCACCTTTGAGAAGGGGGTGTTGGAGGAACGGGGTCTGGAGAGAGGTGTGCTCAGCCCTGTGGAGTGCGTGAGGATCCGGGTGACCCGGGACCAAAGCGAGTGGCTCATCATCCAGAGCATCGACATCTGGACCACGGAGAGCACCTGAGCAGGGGTGTGGTGGGGTGGCCAAAGCACTTGGATTTCCTACCAAGAGGtgcattatttttctcactCCCTTTTTTGATGAGGAATTAAATTATTGACTCCCTGCCTGACTCCGGAGGGATGGCA belongs to Calypte anna isolate BGI_N300 chromosome 26, bCalAnn1_v1.p, whole genome shotgun sequence and includes:
- the LOC103533529 gene encoding alpha-1,6-mannosyl-glycoprotein 4-beta-N-acetylglucosaminyltransferase-like isoform X2, translating into MRCSLKRSLTAVLTASFLLLLLLLHGDIQQEQEPLEVEPGGLAPYPVLQVLQPEGALHILRDTDDLSALHNISYNILAGSLLPQKKFLAVGLASVRRPRGYYLPATLQSLFKQSTEEELQEMVVVVHLADADPSWNVRVAADIARKFAHQILLGRLLLIHAPQEFYPSLEGLKRNYNDPEERVRFRSKQNVDYAFLLSFAANLSSYYLMIEDDVWCSKSFFTAIRKALASREGSSWATLEFSKLGYIGKLYHSSDLPRLARFLLLFYQEMPCDWLLTHFRLLLTQKDVIRFRPSLFQHMGLYSSFQGTINRLEDDEFQADALDLPDNPPAALFTTMSIFENHEPVNAYSSAEGYFWGRDPRAGSTFSIIFQQPARVSRVRVRTGSEEHRGDFLQAGVLELGWQVDGQDCSRYSPVGTFEKGVLEERGLERGVLSPVECVRIRVTRDQSEWLIIQSIDIWTTEST
- the LOC103533529 gene encoding alpha-1,6-mannosyl-glycoprotein 4-beta-N-acetylglucosaminyltransferase-like isoform X1; this encodes MEPGRRHWELPEASVCWPRAMRCSLKRSLTAVLTASFLLLLLLLHGDIQQEQEPLEVEPGGLAPYPVLQVLQPEGALHILRDTDDLSALHNISYNILAGSLLPQKKFLAVGLASVRRPRGYYLPATLQSLFKQSTEEELQEMVVVVHLADADPSWNVRVAADIARKFAHQILLGRLLLIHAPQEFYPSLEGLKRNYNDPEERVRFRSKQNVDYAFLLSFAANLSSYYLMIEDDVWCSKSFFTAIRKALASREGSSWATLEFSKLGYIGKLYHSSDLPRLARFLLLFYQEMPCDWLLTHFRLLLTQKDVIRFRPSLFQHMGLYSSFQGTINRLEDDEFQADALDLPDNPPAALFTTMSIFENHEPVNAYSSAEGYFWGRDPRAGSTFSIIFQQPARVSRVRVRTGSEEHRGDFLQAGVLELGWQVDGQDCSRYSPVGTFEKGVLEERGLERGVLSPVECVRIRVTRDQSEWLIIQSIDIWTTEST